A segment of the Colletotrichum destructivum chromosome 3, complete sequence genome:
AAAGATGCGCGCAATCATGGGTCCCAGAAAGGCGCATCAcaccacacccacacacatCCATCCCCCCTGCTAAACCCCGCCATGTCATGCTGCCCAGCTGCGCCGACAACCTTGCCTCTGCGGACTCAATCTTCTTGTATCTGGGCCTGGGTTGCACAACTCCCCTCACTTTGGAATGGATGGTTGTCCGCCAGGACGGAACGTGTGAAGTCACCGGCGTCATTGAATGCATCCCGGCGCAACGAGACAAAcccgtcgtcggctggtCGTCTCCACACAATCCCTGCGTGCACAGCAAGCGTGTCGATCCTTGACGCCCAGAGCACAACACTTCAAGACAGATAGGCAGTgggtagataggtaggtaggtaggtaggtaggcggGTATATGAGGAAATAGTATCACTAAtaggaaaggaaaaggaaagcGGCAGAAGAGAAAGATGAACCTCAGCGAAGAGCGTTGGCGCAAAAGAGGGGCCATAGGTGCCCTTACCCGCCTGGGAGGTGGGCCAGCGCTATCTGTGGCATTATGGAGAAGGATCCAGTTCACCCTATCTGGAACCACAAGCCGAAATATCGTAGAACTGGCACGCGCACGCACTGCCCCAGGAAGAAAGAGCCAGGAACtacggggggggggtttttttctttcctttttccttttttctaGTTCGATTTCGTGATTCACTTGCCGGACCCCGGCATCTGGACGCACGGTTGTGCTCGCTCTAGTGCGCCCTGGGACAGCCGTCGTAAGAAGGACCGCCAACACCAACTCCAACATCACTCACACTTCCACAGCGCTACTGCTCCTTTTCGTTTTCCATGTGTGTCACTGTCAACCCGCGCCCCTCCCCAGTGGAAGGTGCTTCTGACTGCATGCCTAtctgccttgccttgccttgccctgcctacctaaggtaggtaagtagcTTGTCTGGCCCGCCTTAGCTCGTCTTCAAGGGTCCGTCCCATCTCATCGAACCTAattcctcttttccccttcgccctctctcccctcttccccccaATCTGCATTCCGTCTTACTTAAccttcccacccccctccccatcccaCCCTtcttgcctccttctcccttttctgtccctcctcctcgctaTCTCTTGTCAACAGTAACAACATATCGTTGCTACTTGGGCCGTCTCTCGCAtatttttcttcctcttcctcttcctcttcctcctccttttgTCCAGGGCTCCACCCTCCGCAGAGTTTCAAAAGTAAACCGGACGCAAAGAAGTACACAGAGTTGGGGAACCAGAGAGACAACAAACAGGAATCGACGAATCCCCGTGTCAATCACGGCTACCGAGAAATACAGCTTGAAACCCTGACTCTTTCAAGGAAAACATCTGGGTCCAAGAAGGGGGGAATACCCCGACTAACAACCACAACCAACCAAGCCTGCAGCTATATAAACTTTTGGATCGGAAGCCAGCAAGCACGAGGCACAGACAAGAAAGGGCACCCAAGCCCGCCCTTatctccccctcctcctcctccgatATATCACTCGACGCAAAGCCTCGGGTAAAACCCGACTGTGCTTCCTGTGCATCGAAATCCAACTCTTCtagaaaagaaagggaaaagggtGTAGAAACGCACTTTCCCCGCCTTCTACCGCCTGAAGGTTTCACGTCACGATGAACGCCCAGGTCTCGTTTCTCGTAAGTCGCCACGCGCTCTTGTGtctccctctcactctcaGAGTGTCTCGTTTCTCTTGTTTCTCTTCCCCAACTGCGCTCGCGcggggggagagagggacgTATCGGCATCCTCACAAGAGCGAGAGACTCGGCCACCTAAAATGCGGGGCTGGCTTTGCTTGTCCCCCGCTGCGACGCTGCTTGGCTGCATCCCGCCCGGTTGCACCTTCTCGGAGCTAAAATGACACAATTGTCTCGCTCGGTCCCTTGTGAGACCCTTCACTAACACCACGCGTGCGCTGTCCCAGGACGGTAACTACACCCTCATCCACATTCCCCTCGATCTCTACTCGGTGCTACTGCAGCCCATCCTCCGCGTCCTTCTTccccagacccagacccTCAAGGCGTCAAAGGGCGAACCGGAACATGAGCTCGAAGGGCTGAACGCTGAGAGCCAGCATGGCTTCCTCAACATCAGCGTCACTCCCATGGAGTGCTCCATCGTCTGCCACAGCTCGTGGGCCAAGAATGTCTTTGAGCCCGCGATTAACGACCTTCCCAAAGACATTGCCAAATCTGTCTCAATATCCAAAGACACGTACCTCGTCCTCTCCGTCATTAGCGCCGGCAtggatgccgccggccgcgtcaTGGAATTGACCTCTCCCTTGGCCCTGGCCGGCAtccccatcttcttcatcaccACCTACTACTCCGACTTCATCCTCGTGCCCACCAAGGACAGGCAGACCGTGGTCAAGGCATTGCTGGCCCGGGGTTTCGAACTGGCGGACAACAATTCCAACTTCGTCAGCCCCGCTGCCTCTGTCCACTCCCGCGGCCCAAGCCAGAACAACGGCCCACCGCTGACGCCTCCGCCCTCGACCGTTGCCGAGCTCCAGGTGCGCACCTTTGACCTGCTCAAGAAGAGGAGTGTATCGCCctacgtcgaggacgacttGCTATTGGTGCAGTGCTCGGGGCGGGAGACCTCCCAGCTCGGAGGTGAACTGTCCCACACCCAGCGACCCTCCCTGAGCCGTCAAGTGACGGGCAACAGCCACCGCCAGACTTGGCTGGACAACATCGACGCGAAGCTGTACACCGCCATGATCTCGGCCCTGGCGGCGCGACCCCGCTTCATCTCCATCACTTTAGCCCAGGAGGACCCGCCGTCGCTGTTGCTCGACAAGTCGCTGCTCGGCCTCTTTGGCGACTCTCTCGTTGGGGACACCAAGACGAACCTCACCCCGATCTTCTTGGATCTCGAAAGTCTTCCGCTTGAAGCCACTGGTATCGTCTGCGGCGTGGCCGGCACCCTGGTGCAAGAAATGCGCATGGGAGACAGCGCAGGGCTTTCCTACCTCTCCACCGCGAGAGCCGGAGCCGTCATCCTCTCGTGCGAACAGTCGATTCGCGCTCTCGAGATTCTCACGCCCAAGTTGTTCAAGGCTTGAGTCACGCACATACCACCACAGGGAACTGACTGCATTGCCGAGGCAACCCGGAATGGGAGTAGggtgatgatgataatgATATCTCCGTTGTGCTGAGTTAACGAAGTTGAATGAACGGACGAGTGTACTAGCATGGACTGGTCTAGGCGGTTGGCAATTTGGCTTTTTTCCCTtggtttttctttcttggaAAAGTCTCGCGGGCATGTCGGCGTTTCGGAGGATGGCTCTTTGATGGTAGATACCAACTTTGTATGTCTCTGCGATGCTGGTCTGGTTCCACCCAGGCCTCAACTCGGAATGATTGATCTCCGCTCTCTGGCCCGTTTGCAATATAGTCTCTGGCGATAGGACCCATGTATAGCCTCTCGTGACGCATCGTATCGGCTTACATGTCAATTGGGGACTTGTCCTCCACGTTAAGCCTTGTTGTCGGACATGCCATAGCTCCGATCTGCCGGGCCGAGGTGTGGCGCCTTCATGGGTCGAACAcagcgcgcgcgcgcgcgtcgTCTCATTTGCCGtgccccttcttcttgccttGCCCAGCTTCCTCCACCCAGCCGGCCTTGACAAAAGCGTCTCGCGCAGCACTGTTAATCAAAGCGAACCGGCGCGGGCCCAGCTTCTGGCCACCGTACCAGCGtgacaccaccaccatgaCATCCCACAGATCCATCAACTGCATCAGGTGAAGCAGGCggctcccggccgccgtctctccgtcgtcgtcgcagTCCTGGAAGCTGGTACCGTTCGGTCCTCGGATGCGCCACGCCGTCATGTTGTGCGTCGCCGTGCGGACCTTCTTGTCCGTGGCGAGAAGGTGCTGGACATAGCCAGCGGCCTGCTCGGGCGAGgtgacgggggcggcgcgggcgaggaacACCGACTTGAGCTCGACGAACGGCTCCGAGGCGATCCACGGCGGCTCCTCCGAGAGGAACGAAGGCGCGGGTTGCGTCTCGTACTCAACCTCTTCGCGGggcggaggcgacggcgcagACGGCTCGGTATCCGCGTGCACCTCTAGCAGTCTCGAGAACTCCTCGACAGCGTCAAACAGGCATACGGCGCCGGGCTGGTagacggcggcaacggcctcgcggaagatggcgaggtcgcgcgcgccagcgccgcggGGAGCGTTCTCGCCGGCGCTGTGGGTGCCTAGGACCTCCGGCGGCACGTCTGGGTACGAGTCCGAGAAGTGGATGGTCAGGGACGTGGCGCCCGGGCCGCCGGGTAGGACGAGGATGTAgttgggcggcgagggccgaAGAGTGTCGTCTCCGTAGATGGAGTTGAGAGCCTCTATTTCGTCTTTGAGATCGTCTGACATTgtgaggaagagaaaaaaacgGGACGAAGGTCGTGACTGAAGATGAGTAGATGACTTTACTCTGGAGCTAAAAGAATGCCAAAGAGGAAACGAGATGTGGTGTCTGATATGACGAATTTACGGTTGTTGTTAGGTATCTGTTTTTGAGACGTTCTTTGATATTCCAAAAAGTTCATATGTTTCGATGATGGCCCCGAGTTCCTGGGAAAAGGGCTACTGAGGTTAGAATATGCCGCGTTGGATGTTGAGAGCTTCCTTGAGAGGTCGTGAGAAAGTCAGGTACCCAGACTGACCCAAAACGAGGTCGTTCCAACCGACCAGCGAGTGGGTCGTCAATGGTCCAAGCTTTGCCGGCTCCACACCCCCGGTCATTGCTGCCGCTACCCACCTACATCGATGCTTCCTCGAATACCATCTCGAATGTGATTGCTGCATAAGCCATACATCGACTGCAGCTCCTTCTATGTTTAAGCGCCTGAAATTGGCAATCATGCATGGAAGGCTGGACCTTGCACCGTGGCGAGCCAACCACGATGTCAAGGAGCCGCGTACACCAGGCATGCAGTATGACACAAATCGCAGGAGATGGGTCGGGGGTTTCTGAGATGTCCATGTTCTTGATCTCGCCCGAGACCAAGCCTTGCGTCCAGATCATCCTTCTTCGAACCCTCAGTTGCGATAAACTTCCTGCTGCCTTAAGAAGGAATCGGCACTACGAAAAACCATGTTCAGGCCAGAAGATGAAGAGCCATCTGTCACAGCCGAGGCCACGCCGAAGCTGAGTATGAGGGACAAGCCTCCTCTGGTCGACAGGCTGTGTCCAACGTGCAGCCGACTCAATCTCTCCGCAGAAAAGTTCGTGTCAAAACATCACACAGAAAACACTCTCTCGGGACGTCTTGCAGCCCCATTTGATTCCGTCGGGTTACAACCTCAGGACTTAGGCTACCTCGACGAAATTTACAGACGAATGGACAGTTGCTCGCTTTGTTGGCTTCTGTTTCACGCTGTCCATCTTGATGAATGGCATTTGAGTAGCGCATCTACCGGGAGCCGGTCTCGTGCGGCCCAAATCTCCAGAGGCGACGGTTGGACCAACGAAGGCACACGGGTTCGCTGTTCCGTCGAGTGGTTGTTGGATGGTCGTCTTCTGGACGACCCGGGGTCCGGGAAGAGGCACCCACCGCCGACCCGCCGCTTGAAAGTCTTCAGTCCCGCGGGGCTCTTCACGGATTCATATATCATGCTTCTGTCTCCCGAATCGACGTCTCCGTCCACTGAAAGGACATTCTTGGCTCGTCAAATACCTCCTGACCAAGCAAGCATAGCTCTTCTTCGACGCTGGCTCGACATTTGCAAGACACACCACGTCAGCGGATGTCGGCCTCATCAAACGCCGCACGAAACTTTTGAGATGCTTGAGAATCTCAAGTTTATTGACTTGGAAAACAAAGCGGTCGTTGTTAGCTCTCGAAGCGGTGTTCGAGTTACGGAATACGCAACTCTTAGCTACGTGTGGGGCCTCGGTCGACAGCTCACCCTAACTCATGAGACTCTCACCGAATTCAGTTCAAAGGGTTCCTTGAAGCTTGACAGGCCTGATCTTCCAAAGACTGTCCGCGACGCCATGATTCTTGTTAAGTCATTGGGTATCCGGTACATCTGGCTAGATTCCCTCTGTATCGTCCAAAACGACACCAACGAGATGCAGCGCATTCTCCCGATGATGGACCGTATATATGGAAACTCGGTTCTCAATGTTTGCGCCGCAGCCGGTGACGGCTCTAATTACGGAATCCCGGGATCGCCTGCGAgtcctcgagcagcttggcAACCGATAGTTCAATGTGCAGGGTTCGAACTTGTGGCAACCAAGACCGTTGAGGGTCTCATCGAAAACACTGCCTGGAACAGCAGAGCGTGGACCTTTCAAGAGAGGATGCTCTCCAAACGATCCATGATATTTGTCGAGAACAGAGTCTTCTTCCAGTGTCGTGAAGCAACGTGGTCTGAGGAGGTGTTTTCGGAGGCGTTGGCCTCGTCATGGACTTTGGAGATGATTCGCTCACCCTTGAAGTCATTCGAGAAGAACCCGGTCCGGCTCTATGTCGAGTATGTCGAGCTTTTCAGTGGCAGACTTTTGACTTACGAAGCCGATCGGTTACGGGCGTTCGAGGGGATTTCGGCTATGCTCTGCGCTCCACTCCGAGCCTCCTTCTTTTACGGACTGCCCGACTCCTATTTCGACTTTGCACTActgtgggagaagaagacgcctGGGCGGAGACTTAAAGACCTGGGCGAAGACAGGATCCCTAGCTGGTCATGGAGTGCCTGGCTCGGCGCCTCCATTTGGCGCCTCTCCATGATTTCCGGCACATTGCTAAACCTTCACGAATGGTTAGAATCCCATACATGGGTCGTGTGGTATAAGCTGAAGCAAACGACACCCACTGAGTCAAATCTCATACCCGTGTGGTCGGCCAGCCAGTGCCATCCCAGACCAAGTCGCTGGCACGGGTACGCTAGGGAAAACGCAGAGAGCAGGCCTttcggacgacgacaaccaccGATCTCGGATGACGCCGAGACGAAACCCATCATGCCAACCACAAGCATTCTGAAGAAGGAATGCCTCTACTTCTGGACGTACACCGCCTTCTTCCGGCTGTCCTGCCAGAGCCGCACCGGCCCAACCTTCGCCTCCAAGCTGGAGCCGGGCCTCCACCGCTTCGGCCTACTGGACGCCCACGGAGACTGGTGCGGCACCATCATCCTGGAGGACGAGTGGTCCGACAGCGTGGGCGAAGTTGTCGAACTTGCGGCCATCTCCGATGCCCGCGACTTCTcgatggaggagctggacaCGTGGAACTACTACGTCCCCGAGGACCGCGAGGCCTCCGAGTGGCGACTATATTACGCCTTTTTAATCGTTTGGGACGACCGTCACATCATTGCCGAAAGGGCTGGGCTCGCCAAGGTTTACCAGCGGGCCTTTGAGCTGGCGTCGTTCGAGCCGGGGAAGGCGTGGAGAGAGATCACCTTAGGGtgaacaccccccccccccccccccccccccccccttagCAATCATGTCAGTATGTTCCCCTAATATACCGTCTCTAAGGAGAGAGACCATACGCATCCCCAGGAGGCTTCGAATCAGACATACAGCAAGCACTAGTTGATGAGAGTAGTACTGATAAGAATTGTATTGCTGGTATCAAGGTCTAGGACCCAGGGCATTGCTAAAACATAAAAACAAAGCAACAAACGCAACTGATGGCATGCCAATCTAGTGGCGCCTAGGCCGAGGAATCATCATCTAAGTCCACCAATGCATCATCAACTCTTTGATGTGCAGAAACGCCGTTTCCCAGATATCATGTTCGTAGTGTTGTGTTGTAATGTAACCCTTCCAAACCCATAAAATGCGATGAGACTCCTCGCAATGCTACGCTAATCGCGTCAAAGTACGTTCCGCACACTCAATGTGGATGCTATCCACTGTACTAACTCAACGCATAACACGGCTGCCTCGGTATCTATTGGTTCTTGGTATTGTCTGCCGTCTGACGCGTACGGACGTTGTTTTCCCATGTATCCCAATCCTCATAATCGTTCGCTTGTTGCCGCGCGGGTCGTGGGGTaggccgagatggcgggCCCAATAGGTCACCGAATTCAAGCTGGCAGTTCGAATCGAGCACCATGTTGGTGATATCAAAGTTTGAACCGGCAGAGTTCACAGACTCGGCCAAAGCCCGATTCATTGCCTCCAACATGTCAGAGTCATATTGATGATCGACAGGTTGCGTCTGGAGATATTCCTCCAATGCGAGCTCCATCTGGGCAAACTCGTCGTGGTGCAGACGAGGACTCCTTCGGATTGGGTTCTTGGCCGACCTGGGTGTCCGCGTCGGTGTGCGGCGCACAGCCGCGGGGGAACGAAGGAGATCACCCGACCTTAACGAACGCGAGACACTTCTAGTGACACTTCTAGTGATGGGTCGGtggctcggcgtcggtcggGTAGGGGTTTTGAAGGGTCCGTTGTTGGCCGCCGGTTCTCGAGGGGGTGGCGTTGATGGACGAGCGAGGCCGGGACTCCTGAAGAGGTCTTCGAGAGCATCGTCTTCGGGAACAGCAAGATTTTCCTTATTCGCACCAGAGCCGCCGGAAGGCGTGGCGCCGTGACCATGCTCCTTTATAGTAACCTCCTTGTTCTGGGCAGCTACAACTGGTGGGTTCGGCTCGAGTACTGTTTGCACGACATTGACGGCAAGCTCGCCCAGTGCCTTCGAGACGCCACCCTTCCGTGGCGAGGGAAACAGGAGTCGTCGAGTTGCGCCCATGCCCTGCACATCGGTGTTGTCAATGGTGATCGGGCTCTTGGCCGTGCCACTGCCTCTAGAGTGGGTCGACCCAGGGTTGGAGACATTCCCAGGAGACGTTGGCTGTGAGCCGTAGTATTCCGGCGGCTGAGATGCCGAGAACTGGGACATTGATCGCTGAGAAGCATCATTGACATTGCTGAATTGGGAGACGCCACGCGATCTGCTCTCATCCATTGGCGAAGCTCCTCGGTCGTCAGGTCCGATAGGATCCGTAGTGAAGTATGCCTCAGACGTCGGATTGAGTGGATTCGCCGAACCggacttcttcgtcttggGCGGTCGTGGAGCGCGACCGGTGCCCCGGGCACGCCTctgctggccgaggcgagcGCCGTCCTTCTCCCACTTGTCCTGTGGCCGATGCGACTTCCACTTGGTCAGCCAGATGCCACAGGGGTTGCAGAGCATGTGATCCTTCCAGTCGGCCTTGTCCTCATGAGGCGACAACGTCTTCTTGATGATTTGATATCTGATCGGCTTCTCATCAGCATCCCggtccaagacca
Coding sequences within it:
- a CDS encoding Putative CASTOR, ACT domain-containing protein is translated as MNAQVSFLDGNYTLIHIPLDLYSVLLQPILRVLLPQTQTLKASKGEPEHELEGLNAESQHGFLNISVTPMECSIVCHSSWAKNVFEPAINDLPKDIAKSVSISKDTYLVLSVISAGMDAAGRVMELTSPLALAGIPIFFITTYYSDFILVPTKDRQTVVKALLARGFELADNNSNFVSPAASVHSRGPSQNNGPPLTPPPSTVAELQVRTFDLLKKRSVSPYVEDDLLLVQCSGRETSQLGGELSHTQRPSLSRQVTGNSHRQTWLDNIDAKLYTAMISALAARPRFISITLAQEDPPSLLLDKSLLGLFGDSLVGDTKTNLTPIFLDLESLPLEATGIVCGVAGTLVQEMRMGDSAGLSYLSTARAGAVILSCEQSIRALEILTPKLFKA
- a CDS encoding Putative ribosomal protein uS5 domain 2-type superfamily; translation: MSDDLKDEIEALNSIYGDDTLRPSPPNYILVLPGGPGATSLTIHFSDSYPDVPPEVLGTHSAGENAPRGAGARDLAIFREAVAAVYQPGAVCLFDAVEEFSRLLEVHADTEPSAPSPPPREEVEYETQPAPSFLSEEPPWIASEPFVELKSVFLARAAPVTSPEQAAGYVQHLLATDKKVRTATHNMTAWRIRGPNGTSFQDCDDDGETAAGSRLLHLMQLMDLWDVMVVVSRWYGGQKLGPRRFALINSAARDAFVKAGWVEEAGQGKKKGHGK
- a CDS encoding Putative heterokaryon incompatibility, with the translated sequence MFRPEDEEPSVTAEATPKLSMRDKPPLVDRLCPTCSRLNLSAEKFVSKHHTENTLSGRLAAPFDSVGLQPQDLGYLDEIYRRMDSCSLCWLLFHAVHLDEWHLSSASTGSRSRAAQISRGDGWTNEGTRVRCSVEWLLDGRLLDDPGSGKRHPPPTRRLKVFSPAGLFTDSYIMLLSPESTSPSTERTFLARQIPPDQASIALLRRWLDICKTHHVSGCRPHQTPHETFEMLENLKFIDLENKAVVVSSRSGVRVTEYATLSYVWGLGRQLTLTHETLTEFSSKGSLKLDRPDLPKTVRDAMILVKSLGIRYIWLDSLCIVQNDTNEMQRILPMMDRIYGNSVLNVCAAAGDGSNYGIPGSPASPRAAWQPIVQCAGFELVATKTVEGLIENTAWNSRAWTFQERMLSKRSMIFVENRVFFQCREATWSEEVFSEALASSWTLEMIRSPLKSFEKNPVRLYVEYVELFSGRLLTYEADRLRAFEGISAMLCAPLRASFFYGLPDSYFDFALLWEKKTPGRRLKDLGEDRIPSWSWSAWLGASIWRLSMISGTLLNLHEWLESHTWVVWYKLKQTTPTESNLIPVWSASQCHPRPSRWHGYARENAESRPFGRRQPPISDDAETKPIMPTTSILKKECLYFWTYTAFFRLSCQSRTGPTFASKLEPGLHRFGLLDAHGDWCGTIILEDEWSDSVGEVVELAAISDARDFSMEELDTWNYYVPEDREASEWRLYYAFLIVWDDRHIIAERAGLAKVYQRAFELASFEPGKAWREITLG